The Candidatus Eisenbacteria bacterium genome has a window encoding:
- a CDS encoding PKD domain-containing protein: MRTWSVLLGIVVATTLAGCGGGESTSGGGEAAKPAAPAATPPPAAAPAAPTATTMAPAAKGGEDEEPAPLLAWADSDTDEGKAPLTVAFTADVEGGKAPLTYVWKFGDGTPDSSEANPKHTYAKAGTYRADLEVKDSSGDSDSDYLEITVE, translated from the coding sequence ATGCGTACGTGGTCAGTCCTGCTCGGCATCGTCGTCGCCACGACGCTTGCTGGCTGTGGCGGTGGCGAGAGCACTTCGGGCGGCGGCGAAGCCGCCAAGCCGGCTGCACCGGCCGCGACTCCTCCGCCGGCTGCTGCCCCGGCGGCCCCGACCGCGACGACCATGGCCCCCGCCGCCAAGGGTGGCGAGGACGAAGAGCCGGCTCCGCTGCTCGCGTGGGCGGACTCCGATACCGACGAGGGCAAGGCCCCGCTGACGGTCGCCTTCACGGCGGACGTCGAGGGAGGCAAGGCCCCCCTCACCTACGTCTGGAAGTTCGGTGACGGGACCCCCGACTCGAGCGAGGCGAACCCGAAGCACACCTACGCCAAGGCGGGAACGTACCGCGCCGACCTCGAGGTCAAGGACTCCTCGGGGGATTCCGACTCGGACTACCTCGAGATCACGGTCGAGTAG